The Hippoglossus hippoglossus isolate fHipHip1 chromosome 4, fHipHip1.pri, whole genome shotgun sequence DNA window ACAGTTCTcaagatatgtgttccacatacagacatgaGAAGATTTCTGGAAATGGATAGATGAACACACTTACCACATGTATTGAAGGTATCTTTCAGCATCTTCCAGGTGAAGTCAAATGGCagctaaaacaaaatgaattcaGAATTGATTAAAATCCCTTGTGAGAAGATGGTTAAATAAATCCAGTAATGTAAACACGAATAAGAACTCAAGTGCAGATGAACACTTACATTTCTGACAAAGATTTGGCATCCCTTCCTGATATTGCCTCCACCAGTTCCAGgccctccagctccagctcctccaaaGGAATTACCACCAAATCCACGATCCAGGTCAGCAGGACGGTCAAACTGGCCACCAGCACCTCCGGATCCCATCCGATCCATGCCAGAACTCATGCGGTCCAGGCCACCTGAGGAGAAGCGGTCTATTCCTCCAGCAGAGCCCATGCGTTCGAAGCTAGTGGGCATCCTGTCAATGCCAGTGTTGCCCATGCGTTCCATATTCATTGGAGAGCCAAAGTCCAGGCCAGAACCCATGCGATCCATATTAGACGGGCCCAAGCGATCAAACCCTGCTGAGCCGATGCGGTCCATGCTGGAGCTCATACGGTCAAGGCCAGGTGCAAGCCTGTCCATACTGGGCCCCAGCCGTTCCATCCCAGAGCCCATTCGGTCAAACCCAGAACCCAGCCTGTCCAGGTCAGTCACACGGTCCATCCTTTCCATGCCCATGCGGTCCATCCCTGCCATACGCTCCATGCTGGTTCCCAGCCGATCCATTCCAGAGCTCATGCGGTCCATACCCATGGAGTTTCCTTTAAGGTTTAACAAAAAGAGTGGAAAAAATCAATTGTCTCAGCTGAAGTAGGCAATACTTCAGGCTTAATTGGAGTACTTATCAGAGGAATTTCAAACAATATCCTAAAAATACTAACCCATTCCTCTTTCAAAGGATTCTCCAAAATTATTGCGAGACATTCCCATTTCATTTCGCCCAAACTCCCTGTCAAAAGCACCACCAATTCCACGGTCCATCTCTAACAATGCAAGAGATGAAACCATTAGTGTCCAGCAAACGTGATCATTCACGCTTGCTGTGCTTAGCACATCTCAACTTCTCCTTACCGTTCATTCGGCCCATCCCTGAGGATCCAAAACGATCCATGTTGTTCATTCCTCCAAAATTTTCCATTCCTAGAGTGACGAAATATTGTTTAATTACAAGAGGAGGTCGCAGTTGATATAAATGCAGTGGGGGACCCGGCCATTAGTGAGGTTCTGGTAcataccaccaccaccaccaccaccacctcctcctcctcctcccatacGACCTCCCATGTTGCCAAAGCCCATTCCGTCCATTCCTACAAGTTAGACAAGTAGTGATGAGCCACTGATGTCAGTTAACTTCTACTCAAgagtttcacacaaacaaaggaGTTACCTCCAGGGCCCATGTTGCCcattgctcctcctcctccgccaccaccaccgccgccaccacctcctccccctctgttGAGTTGAGTAGCATCAATGGGCTGGCCACCAGGCCCCAGACCCAAACCAATACCACTGAGACCacctgagaaaaaaagaaaatggtacAGTATAAAGATTTTGAGTTTAAATCAGCACATTATTGAGGCTCCTGAGAAGCCATCACATATACAGCACATGGGGCAATATTTACATGGCTGACAAAGTATATTATTAACAATGCATtcctctttttcactttttgtccAAGAGAATAAAACCAAGAGATCTTACGGGGAAGAGAAGAAGCTCTCTCGGGTGGTCCAAAATCTTTGGGCAGGGACTTCTCATCCTGGAAAAGAAATATACAGTCAGACTATGCTCTGAGATCATATGAGCCAATGTAGAGAAAAGTTGGGCAACATACCAGTTTGACATGCATGACCCTGTTGAACAGCAGCTGCCCATTGAACATAGCTATGAAATCATTAAGGAAAACGTACCACAGACACCTTAAAGCAATGCAGTTGTACCAAGTTAACATTCTATGGTTAAACAGGGTTTTCAAttagcaaacattttaaaaaaggataCAGACAGCCTGGACTGCTTCAATGGGCATCTCGAAGGTTACTGTGCCCATGCCTCTGCTTTTCCCATCCTTGTCCTCAAGAATGTCAGCCCTCACCACCATGCCGGCCATGTTGAACAcctctttcagcttcttccAGCCCACTTTGTAATCAAGCTGTACACACAAGAAACAATATGAGATATGGTGACTAATTTAACATTTGCAGACACTAGGGATGTCACGAGAACTGATACTTTGCTGCCCTCACTGCTGAAAACATCCTAGAGGAAACACTGATAATGAtgcatctaaaaaaaaaacatacgtTTTAATGGTCTGTCACTACTACTGCAGTGACATACTGCTTGCAGCCTTGCACTCGagtatatgcgtgtgtgtgagtatatTGCATGTACAGCGTCTGGTGTTCTTGGTCATTGAGCCATATctgataaaaaaattaaaatagtCCTCAAATTCACTACATGCCACTGTTCTGTTTTATAATAATAGTCTTGTTTTACTTGAAGGCTACATaaccactgttgtttttgtaggttttaaatatatgtgtgcGACTActaaatattttgtattgtgaCATCCCTACCCAACAACTATTGTTAGTCTGACATCTTCTACTTGACATTTACATCCAGTTAATCTATATTTGTGGCTCATATACTTGTCCCCTTCTTTTGATATCAATTAATTCAATAGATGTCTTTTTCAGATAAAACGATTCCAAAAATGTGGAAGCCTTACATTAGCAACGAAGACAGTGCTGCCAATCTTGCCAGCCTGGAGACCATGAATGACCTCATTGGGGATGTTGGGGTTGTTCATCAGGCTGGGAGGAATGTTGACATTACCACCATTTGGTCCAGGGCCCATTCGATCCATGTTCATGCGGTCCATTCCACCCATTCCTCCCATTCCACCCATGCCTCCCATGCCTCCCATTCCTCCATGGCCTCCTGGAGGTCCTCCACCTTGAACCTTGCCCATTTCTCTCTGAGTAATCACACCATCGGGGTCctaacaaaacacatgaaaatatgaCTCAGCAAAATCTACAACTTTCATATTGGTCAGAAGGGAGATGTTCACAAGTAGTTTTTCCTTGCAATACTTGCTGTGGCTTACCTCCTTCACTTTTAGGGGTCGTCCATTAAAGTTGTGCTTGTTTACTTTCTCCACCGCTTTCTTCATTAGCTCTTCAGTCCTAAACTCAACAACactgaaaaaacattgaatGAGAACAATCAAACTGTACCTTGGTTTGTATTAACTGTCCTACACAGAGACTGGTACATGTGTCTCTACAGTGTCaactcaataaaaaataaaaaaatcatggtTCTGACAGAACAAATTGTGAATGATGATAAATAATTTAACAGACTACTTACGCACAACCCTTTGTTGATTGAAGAATTAAGAACAGGCCGCACCAAAAGATGTAAAGAACAATTACAATTAGTAAAAGGAAGGAGGTGGTGAACAGATTGATAGATTAAATTGTAAAACAAACTAAGCAAAAGTAGAGAGAGTTTCATGCACAAAAGTTCACCATCACAAATACCTACAGCCTTGGCCAGAGCTCTGTGCTTCCaaataaaattacattaaagTCTCACATTTCCCCCAATTCTTTTAACACAATGCAGCAAAGTCTGGCAAATATAAAAAGGTCTTTTTCCAACATCCAAAGGGCAGAAAATCCACAGTGAAATAGGATTCCCAACTACTAAGATATTGGAGGAGTATTTTCCAGTAGAACAGTTCTACAGA harbors:
- the hnrnpm gene encoding heterogeneous nuclear ribonucleoprotein M isoform X6, with the translated sequence MSNEQQAENTTEKAGPPQAPQQQQQQQQQGELNGKAKHEANASRKERPQKRGGGGRYEPYGNVNKRYRVFVSNIPYDVKWQALKDLMKEKVGEVTYVEHLMDAEGKSRGCAVVEFRTEELMKKAVEKVNKHNFNGRPLKVKEDPDGVITQREMGKVQGGGPPGGHGGMGGMGGMGGMGGMGGMDRMNMDRMGPGPNGGNVNIPPSLMNNPNIPNEVIHGLQAGKIGSTVFVANLDYKVGWKKLKEVFNMAGMVVRADILEDKDGKSRGMGTVTFEMPIEAVQAVSMFNGQLLFNRVMHVKLDEKSLPKDFGPPERASSLPRGLSGIGLGLGPGGQPIDATQLNRGGGGGGGGGGGGGGGAMGNMGPGGMDGMGFGNMGGRMGGGGGGGGGMENFGGMNNMDRFGSSGMGRMNGNSMGMDRMSSGMDRLGTSMERMAGMDRMGMERMDRVTDLDRLGSGFDRMGSGMERLGPSMDRLAPGLDRMSSSMDRIGSAGFDRLGPSNMDRMGSGLDFGSPMNMERMGNTGIDRMPTSFERMGSAGGIDRFSSGGLDRMSSGMDRMGSGGAGGQFDRPADLDRGFGGNSFGGAGAGGPGTGGGNIRKGCQIFVRNLPFDFTWKMLKDTFNTCGMVQYADIKMENGKSKGCGVVRFDNPETAERACRTMNGYRLNGREIDVRIDRNA
- the hnrnpm gene encoding heterogeneous nuclear ribonucleoprotein M isoform X8 is translated as MSNEQQAENTTEKAGPPQAPQQQQQQQQQGELNGKAKHEANASRKERPQKRGGGGRYEPYGNVNKRYRVFVSNIPYDVKWQALKDLMKEKVGEVTYVEHLMDAEGKSRGCAVVEFRTEELMKKAVEKVNKHNFNGRPLKVKEDPDGVITQREMGKVQGGGPPGGHGGMGGMGGMGGMGGMGGMDRMNMDRMGPGPNGGNVNIPPSLMNNPNIPNEVIHGLQAGKIGSTVFVANLDYKVGWKKLKEVFNMAGMVVRADILEDKDGKSRGMGTVTFEMPIEAVQAVSMFNGQLLFNRVMHVKLDEKSLPKDFGPPERASSLPRGLSGIGLGLGPGGQPIDATQLNRGGGGGGGGGGGGGGGAMGNMGPGGMDGMGFGNMGGRMGGGGGGGMENFGGMNNMDRFGSSGMGRMNGNSMGMDRMSSGMDRLGTSMERMAGMDRMGMERMDRVTDLDRLGSGFDRMGSGMERLGPSMDRLAPGLDRMSSSMDRIGSAGFDRLGPSNMDRMGSGLDFGSPMNMERMGNTGIDRMPTSFERMGSAGGIDRFSSGGLDRMSSGMDRMGSGGAGGQFDRPADLDRGFGGNSFGGAGAGGPGTGGGNIRKGCQIFVRNLPFDFTWKMLKDTFNTCGMVQYADIKMENGKSKGCGVVRFDNPETAERACRTMNGYRLNGREIDVRIDRNA
- the hnrnpm gene encoding heterogeneous nuclear ribonucleoprotein M isoform X1, which translates into the protein MSNEQQAENTTEKAGPPQAPQQQQQQQQQGELNGKAKHEANASRKERPQKRGGGGRYEPYGNVNKRYRVFVSNIPYDVKWQALKDLMKEKVGEVTYVEHLMDAEGKSRGCAVVEFRTEELMKKAVEKVNKHNFNGRPLKVKEDPDGVITQREMGKVQGGGPPGGHGGMGGMGGMGGMGGMGGMDRMNMDRMGPGPNGGNVNIPPSLMNNPNIPNEVIHGLQAGKIGSTVFVANLDYKVGWKKLKEVFNMAGMVVRADILEDKDGKSRGMGTVTFEMPIEAVQAVSMFNGQLLFNRVMHVKLDEKSLPKDFGPPERASSLPRGLSGIGLGLGPGGQPIDATQLNRGGGGGGGGGGGGGGGAMGNMGPGGMDGMGFGNMGGRMGGGGGGGGGMENFGGMNNMDRFGSSGMGRMNEMDRGIGGAFDREFGRNEMGMSRNNFGESFERGMGNSMGMDRMSSGMDRLGTSMERMAGMDRMGMERMDRVTDLDRLGSGFDRMGSGMERLGPSMDRLAPGLDRMSSSMDRIGSAGFDRLGPSNMDRMGSGLDFGSPMNMERMGNTGIDRMPTSFERMGSAGGIDRFSSGGLDRMSSGMDRMGSGGAGGQFDRPADLDRGFGGNSFGGAGAGGPGTGGGNIRKGCQIFVRNLPFDFTWKMLKDTFNTCGMVQYADIKMENGKSKGCGVVRFDNPETAERACRTMNGYRLNGREIDVRIDRNA
- the hnrnpm gene encoding heterogeneous nuclear ribonucleoprotein M isoform X9 gives rise to the protein MKKAVEKVNKHNFNGRPLKVKEDPDGVITQREMGKVQGGGPPGGHGGMGGMGGMGGMGGMGGMDRMNMDRMGPGPNGGNVNIPPSLMNNPNIPNEVIHGLQAGKIGSTVFVANLDYKVGWKKLKEVFNMAGMVVRADILEDKDGKSRGMGTVTFEMPIEAVQAVSMFNGQLLFNRVMHVKLDEKSLPKDFGPPERASSLPRGLSGIGLGLGPGGQPIDATQLNRGGGGGGGGGGGGGGGAMGNMGPGGMDGMGFGNMGGRMGGGGGGGGGMENFGGMNNMDRFGSSGMGRMNEMDRGIGGAFDREFGRNEMGMSRNNFGESFERGMGNSMGMDRMSSGMDRLGTSMERMAGMDRMGMERMDRVTDLDRLGSGFDRMGSGMERLGPSMDRLAPGLDRMSSSMDRIGSAGFDRLGPSNMDRMGSGLDFGSPMNMERMGNTGIDRMPTSFERMGSAGGIDRFSSGGLDRMSSGMDRMGSGGAGGQFDRPADLDRGFGGNSFGGAGAGGPGTGGGNIRKGCQIFVRNLPFDFTWKMLKDTFNTCGMVQYADIKMENGKSKGCGVVRFDNPETAERACRTMNGYRLNGREIDVRIDRNA
- the hnrnpm gene encoding heterogeneous nuclear ribonucleoprotein M isoform X7; amino-acid sequence: MSNEQQAENTTEKAGPPQAPQQQQQQQQQGELNGKAKHEANASRKERPQKRGGGGRYEPYGNVNKRYRVFVSNIPYDVKWQALKDLMKEKVGEVTYVEHLMDAEGKSRGCAVVEFRTEELMKKAVEKVNKHNFNGRPLKVKEDPDGVITQREMGKVQGGGPPGGHGGMGGMGGMGGMGGMGGMDRMNMDRMGPGPNGGNVNIPPSLMNNPNIPNEVIHGLQAGKIGSTVFVANLDYKVGWKKLKEVFNMAGMVVRADILEDKDGKSRGMGTVTFEMPIEAVQAVSMFNGQLLFNRVMHVKLDEKSLPKDFGPPERASSLPRGLSGIGLGLGPGGQPIDATQLNRGGGGGGGGGGGGGGGAMGNMGPGGMDGMGFGNMGGRMGGGGGGGGMENFGGMNNMDRFGSSGMGRMNGNSMGMDRMSSGMDRLGTSMERMAGMDRMGMERMDRVTDLDRLGSGFDRMGSGMERLGPSMDRLAPGLDRMSSSMDRIGSAGFDRLGPSNMDRMGSGLDFGSPMNMERMGNTGIDRMPTSFERMGSAGGIDRFSSGGLDRMSSGMDRMGSGGAGGQFDRPADLDRGFGGNSFGGAGAGGPGTGGGNIRKGCQIFVRNLPFDFTWKMLKDTFNTCGMVQYADIKMENGKSKGCGVVRFDNPETAERACRTMNGYRLNGREIDVRIDRNA
- the hnrnpm gene encoding heterogeneous nuclear ribonucleoprotein M isoform X4 → MSNEQQAENTTEKAGPPQAPQQQQQQELNGKAKHEANASRKERPQKRGGGGRYEPYGNVNKRYRVFVSNIPYDVKWQALKDLMKEKVGEVTYVEHLMDAEGKSRGCAVVEFRTEELMKKAVEKVNKHNFNGRPLKVKEDPDGVITQREMGKVQGGGPPGGHGGMGGMGGMGGMGGMGGMDRMNMDRMGPGPNGGNVNIPPSLMNNPNIPNEVIHGLQAGKIGSTVFVANLDYKVGWKKLKEVFNMAGMVVRADILEDKDGKSRGMGTVTFEMPIEAVQAVSMFNGQLLFNRVMHVKLDEKSLPKDFGPPERASSLPRGLSGIGLGLGPGGQPIDATQLNRGGGGGGGGGGGGGGGAMGNMGPGGMDGMGFGNMGGRMGGGGGGGGGMENFGGMNNMDRFGSSGMGRMNEMDRGIGGAFDREFGRNEMGMSRNNFGESFERGMGNSMGMDRMSSGMDRLGTSMERMAGMDRMGMERMDRVTDLDRLGSGFDRMGSGMERLGPSMDRLAPGLDRMSSSMDRIGSAGFDRLGPSNMDRMGSGLDFGSPMNMERMGNTGIDRMPTSFERMGSAGGIDRFSSGGLDRMSSGMDRMGSGGAGGQFDRPADLDRGFGGNSFGGAGAGGPGTGGGNIRKGCQIFVRNLPFDFTWKMLKDTFNTCGMVQYADIKMENGKSKGCGVVRFDNPETAERACRTMNGYRLNGREIDVRIDRNA
- the hnrnpm gene encoding heterogeneous nuclear ribonucleoprotein M isoform X2, yielding MSNEQQAENTTEKAGPPQAPQQQQQQQQQGELNGKAKHEANASRKERPQKRGGGGRYEPYGNVNKRYRVFVSNIPYDVKWQALKDLMKEKVGEVTYVEHLMDAEGKSRGCAVVEFRTEELMKKAVEKVNKHNFNGRPLKVKEDPDGVITQREMGKVQGGGPPGGHGGMGGMGGMGGMGGMGGMDRMNMDRMGPGPNGGNVNIPPSLMNNPNIPNEVIHGLQAGKIGSTVFVANLDYKVGWKKLKEVFNMAGMVVRADILEDKDGKSRGMGTVTFEMPIEAVQAVSMFNGQLLFNRVMHVKLDEKSLPKDFGPPERASSLPRGLSGIGLGLGPGGQPIDATQLNRGGGGGGGGGGGGGGGAMGNMGPGGMDGMGFGNMGGRMGGGGGGGGMENFGGMNNMDRFGSSGMGRMNEMDRGIGGAFDREFGRNEMGMSRNNFGESFERGMGNSMGMDRMSSGMDRLGTSMERMAGMDRMGMERMDRVTDLDRLGSGFDRMGSGMERLGPSMDRLAPGLDRMSSSMDRIGSAGFDRLGPSNMDRMGSGLDFGSPMNMERMGNTGIDRMPTSFERMGSAGGIDRFSSGGLDRMSSGMDRMGSGGAGGQFDRPADLDRGFGGNSFGGAGAGGPGTGGGNIRKGCQIFVRNLPFDFTWKMLKDTFNTCGMVQYADIKMENGKSKGCGVVRFDNPETAERACRTMNGYRLNGREIDVRIDRNA
- the hnrnpm gene encoding heterogeneous nuclear ribonucleoprotein M isoform X3, with the protein product MSNEQQAENTTEKAGPPQAPQQQQQQQQQGELNGKAKHEANASRKERPQKRGGGGRYEPYGNVNKRYRVFVSNIPYDVKWQALKDLMKEKVGEVTYVEHLMDAEGKSRGCAVVEFRTEELMKKAVEKVNKHNFNGRPLKVKEDPDGVITQREMGKVQGGGPPGGHGGMGGMGGMGGMGGMGGMDRMNMDRMGPGPNGGNVNIPPSLMNNPNIPNEVIHGLQAGKIGSTVFVANLDYKVGWKKLKEVFNMAGMVVRADILEDKDGKSRGMGTVTFEMPIEAVQAVSMFNGQLLFNRVMHVKLDEKSLPKDFGPPERASSLPRGLSGIGLGLGPGGQPIDATQLNRGGGGGGGGGGGGGGGAMGNMGPGGMDGMGFGNMGGRMGGGGGGGMENFGGMNNMDRFGSSGMGRMNEMDRGIGGAFDREFGRNEMGMSRNNFGESFERGMGNSMGMDRMSSGMDRLGTSMERMAGMDRMGMERMDRVTDLDRLGSGFDRMGSGMERLGPSMDRLAPGLDRMSSSMDRIGSAGFDRLGPSNMDRMGSGLDFGSPMNMERMGNTGIDRMPTSFERMGSAGGIDRFSSGGLDRMSSGMDRMGSGGAGGQFDRPADLDRGFGGNSFGGAGAGGPGTGGGNIRKGCQIFVRNLPFDFTWKMLKDTFNTCGMVQYADIKMENGKSKGCGVVRFDNPETAERACRTMNGYRLNGREIDVRIDRNA
- the hnrnpm gene encoding heterogeneous nuclear ribonucleoprotein M isoform X5, which gives rise to MSNEQQAENTTEKAGPPQAPQQQQQELNGKAKHEANASRKERPQKRGGGGRYEPYGNVNKRYRVFVSNIPYDVKWQALKDLMKEKVGEVTYVEHLMDAEGKSRGCAVVEFRTEELMKKAVEKVNKHNFNGRPLKVKEDPDGVITQREMGKVQGGGPPGGHGGMGGMGGMGGMGGMGGMDRMNMDRMGPGPNGGNVNIPPSLMNNPNIPNEVIHGLQAGKIGSTVFVANLDYKVGWKKLKEVFNMAGMVVRADILEDKDGKSRGMGTVTFEMPIEAVQAVSMFNGQLLFNRVMHVKLDEKSLPKDFGPPERASSLPRGLSGIGLGLGPGGQPIDATQLNRGGGGGGGGGGGGGGGAMGNMGPGGMDGMGFGNMGGRMGGGGGGGGGMENFGGMNNMDRFGSSGMGRMNEMDRGIGGAFDREFGRNEMGMSRNNFGESFERGMGNSMGMDRMSSGMDRLGTSMERMAGMDRMGMERMDRVTDLDRLGSGFDRMGSGMERLGPSMDRLAPGLDRMSSSMDRIGSAGFDRLGPSNMDRMGSGLDFGSPMNMERMGNTGIDRMPTSFERMGSAGGIDRFSSGGLDRMSSGMDRMGSGGAGGQFDRPADLDRGFGGNSFGGAGAGGPGTGGGNIRKGCQIFVRNLPFDFTWKMLKDTFNTCGMVQYADIKMENGKSKGCGVVRFDNPETAERACRTMNGYRLNGREIDVRIDRNA